TTATCAGCTATCAAAGCTTTAGACactcaaatttaattgaccGAGCTTTGCAtgtgcaaatttaattgccctTTAAATAGTTGCCCGACATTCGTTGCATGTCCGGTGAAAACGTTTTCAAAATTGCAAGGGCTCGCGATCAAATTATTCCTTTTGAATTGGCATCTGACGGATATTTCATTGGCCATTCAGATGTAATGCACAAGCCACTCACGTTTAAACCATTAAGTCTTGTGATCGTTGATCGTTTCCTAATCAAaaggaatattttaatgaCTCTTGATACGGCACTAATTCAATACAATTTCACTATTAATTCAAATAGAATCCCCGGATAAGTACTCTCTGCTTGCCTGGTAAATTATAAGAAaccattaaaaaatgaaaaattattattaatcttTCCCTCCGAATCAGTGCGTCACAGAACAGCCCAAGACTATACTATGGAAACCTCAGCTGATGAGCACGTTGCCcggcaaaaattatattatatcgATCATATACAACTTATAGTATTTATACTTGGGTATATTTAGTACTCTACTTTCACAGCTGCGCTCGTCATTTGTCTTTTTGCACGCCAACTTGCAAAAATGCCAAGCGGCAAACATAAATACTCGAAAGATTAAAGACAGAACATAAATTATCACACTTGTTTGCGGACTTTTTTATTAACCCATTAATGTTGAATATGGCTTAATAAACACGATCATTTGATCACAGATCACCCCAGTGGCGAGTTATGCTGATGGGTCagtggtttttaaataccaaaattgatcgtaaaaactaaaaagccGCACGCATTCAATTTAGTTGATATTTTGATGTGCAGATGTCAAAATGCTTTTAGCACAGCTCGATGATGAGGAGAAAGCCACAATATGTGGACAATTTGCAGGTTAATGAAACATTTATGTATGCCTGCAAAATCGCTGGTacttatatacaaatatatgtgCTTGAAGTCATAAATTTCATAAGTATTTTTAGCCGAGTCAAGTGCAAGGTGCCGTGATTTTGGCTGAGGCTGCCAAACATGTGTAGATTGACCCTCTGTCAGTATTTATCCCATTGCTTTTATGGCCCATCGTCAAGTGCAGTTTTTAATGGGCTTGTTTTTGGGTGGCCGTGGCCCTCATGCGTTCTGTGCGCAGTCGGTCAAgttgaagtttattttatatcgTTACCCATTTCGCGGTCCCACACGACGTATACTTAATACTTATCTGTCACCCGTTCTTTCGTTTTCTATTTCAGTCTGCTGCTCTGTGGCCCTCAGCCGGGCCAACGAATGGGGCTATCCGGACTTGGATAGCAATCAGGATGAGCGTAAGTAAAGCCAATCGAGTTTATTTGCTAAAATTAGTTAATCAACGCCACGGCGAGTGGGTCACTCTGCTCTggctggctctggctctggctcatTGTCAAGTGTTTTGCATACCGAGCTATCCAAATGTGTTCGGATACATCTACATATCTGTGCACACTGTGCACGCTCCGGACTTGAGCTTAGTTAAATTGGGCCAAATTGTTGTGTATGCAAATTGAACATGAATAATGATAAATTTGGACTGCTACTTGGGCAATTCTGCGAAAATTGAACTTCTGCCTGGAGTTATTAATTGACAAAACAGCgttcaattatttaaagtttgatttatgagcatttaatttcaaataaaatttttgcttgtgcagaaaataatgaaagtcaattaaacaaataatgcACTAGACTTTAATATTATTCTATTGATTGTGAAAACAAAGTTTGATTTATGAGATTTTAATTCGAAATTCTTTAATCGACTTGTGCAGAATTTtagaataaagaaaatcaatttcataaaaaacCAACCTGATAAAGAATGTTTTGAGATAAAATATAGTATTTGACATTGATGGATGATCTTTTTATTTCCAACAGCCTTTCCAAAATGGGGCGGTCTTTGCGATAATGGCAGGAAGCAAAGCCCCATCAATCTGCATGTTAAAGGGGCTCTGAAGGGGGAGTTTGGTCCTCTGAAGTTCGAGAACTACGATGAGCATCAGAAAAATCTACGAATGGTCAACAATGGGCATTCaagtgagtttttttttggaaataatcCAGAAATGTGAGATAATCCAATAAGTAATTATATTTGTGGTACAGTTCAACTATCTGGCTTTGATCACGAATTGACGTTGAGCGGTGGTGCCCTGCTGCATGACTACGTGGTGGAGCAAATCCACATGCATTGGTGGTCGGAGCACACCATCAACGACATCCGCTATCCGCTGGAGGTGCACATTGTGCATAGGAACACCATTTACCCCAACATGACCATGGCGGCCGGCTTCAAGGATGGCATCGTGGTCATTGGAGTGCTGTACCATGTGTCCAACACGCCCAACGAGGCCATCGGCAGCATCATCAAGAGTTTGGACGCTGTGAAAAGCTATGGGAGCATGAACAAGCCTGCCCTGGTGGCAGACTCCCTGGCGGTGGACGACCTGGTGCCCAGTGTGGCGAACTACTTCACCTACGCCGGCTCCCTGACCACGCCCACCTGCGCCGAGGCCGTCACCTGGATTGTGCTCACCAATACCTTCCCGGTGACCCTGGATCAGGTCAACGAGTTCAAGGAGATCGAGTACGAGGAGGGCAAGCGGCTGCACAACAACTACAGGGAGCTGCAGAGCGAGAACAATCGAGCGGTGGTCCTGGTCGAGCAGCCCGAAGATCGTTCGGGGGCGGCAGGAGTCACTGCATCCGTGTCTCTGGTCATGATGCTCATCCTGGCGGGCCAGAAGTTCCTGCTGTAGGTGCAGATGTAAAGTCGATATAGACACACATACACCACGAAGAGAGCAGCCAATGACATACTCGTACCAAAGAATCGTTTAATACAACGaaatttgtttaccaattatattattaacaatCCAACAATCGGCGACACAGGAGAGCAACGTCAGATCAGACAATTTATACTCATTAATTGTAATGCAGGACAGAACAAGATTTCAGCTAGTCAGTTTGTGTAAAGTTCGTTAAGTGCAAAGTTCACAcataataaatgaaacattttacAAGCATATTTGTTGGCTTTCTGGGTAAACGGGGCATATGTGCAACTTAAAAGTGCCCGCCTAATTCCGTTTAAAGTTCACACTGACCAATATCGGTTTATGGCGAGATCCAAAAATAGATGGTGAACCATTCTTCTGCATATTTTACCACAAGACCCCAGCTGGAATAAACACTTTTAGGGCTCTTGGTCAGTGTGATTCCTTGGAGGGATCGTAAAGCGGAATATGGTATTTATAGCCGAATAGTATTCAGAAATCACTGATAACTGCCAGCGTCAACTGACCAATTGCACGGCCTGATAAAGCTAATTGATATTGGATGGGTTCTAAATTAATCAACTACAATAATAGCGGGCCATGCAATTTGATTTCGCTTATTGCTGGCCACACTTAATCATCGTTCTTCGTTGCGAAATGGCACTCACTGCGATTGAAGCGTGTGTCCGGCGATTTATTGATGACACAGCTAATTTTACCCACATGCTCAACTATATCTTATCTGTGGGAGATACTTGCACAAGTAGTCCTCAAATAATGGTCCTCAAATAATCTAAAGGCCAATAAGTCGATAGTTAACTTAAAATACAATTGAAGCTAGTAGCTGTATTAATTGCcgattttttaagatttttcgATAACCACATTGAAAGTTTAGGGACATGAACTTACCCGTATGATTTATCCCAAAAGAAAGTTATACAAATAGCAAACcacttttgattttaaaccaattttttaagagttttttcaataaattttcagatttatttgttaatagGTAAAAAggcttttgtttaaattttataaatgcctagtaaaggaaaaacattgcatacttttaagaaattacaatatataatttaattttggtatCAAATTTATTAGTCTAGTTTAAGGCTTATTGATTTTGTTCagagttgtttttaaaatcctATTAAAGGCACAGAAGGAATAAtgttaatgcattttttaaacaacactttatatttttgtatatatttaacagTGTACATTTATAAagctttttttgtatttgaggAACAATAAACACTATTGACTACTAAGCTGCTAGACCATAACAAACTAATAATGCTCAATTTCCAGCATTGTCGCTGGCTTCCTTCTCCAGTTGAGTACCATTTTGAATACCTTGTGATATGGAAATGTTCTTTGATAAAAGGGCGTACTCCACATCCATATGTCTGATAAATGGGGATGCCAGCATCCTGGCAGCTAGTTCGTGGTCCTTATCATCAACAGCTTGTAATAGTTTTTCCAATGTTGTCACTTCCTGTTTCTCACAACGATTTCCCCATTTTTTGAATGTCTTTTTGGCATCTACGAAATCATCGTATGCTAATTGCACCAGCACCAAGGCCACGACTAACCGACCAACTTGTCCGTACGATTTTGTCTGTAGATTAAGGCCAATTTCCTTTTTGAGGGCTTTGCTGGCTTCCTCGTATCTCTTTAGCTTCACCAATATTCTCGAGACTTTCGATGCGAATTCAGACGCTTGATGGGTGGAATCCCCATTCAAAACGACGGCCAGAGCCCGCTTGTAGAACTCCAATGCCAATTCGGGATGTTTGGATTCCGTCATTTTGGCGGCTTTGTCCAGTGCTGCGGCAGCTGCTTCCGGTGAACCGTGTTGCTGATAGAGACTGCAAGCCTTATTGGCGTACTCCTCCACTTCCGATAGAGTACCTGTTTCTTTGGCTAGCAAAATAATCTGCTCGTACGATTTGGCAGCGTGGAACCACGACTTATTGTTCTCGTAACAGTCGATGGCCTTCAAAAAACAATCCTTGCTCTCATCCGAACTTTTGGCAATTCGATATGCAGTTGCAGCCTTGTAATACATACCAGCTTTGGCATACTCGTCCGGGGCACTATCGACCTGCCCCATCAAAGCCTCAGCTTCGGCTATTTTTTTGGCATCAAGAGCTCCCATATTCTTTAACTTTGTGCCTTAACTTGCCTTGTAGGAAAAATCAATTGCTTACATTCAAATTAGTGTGCCCAAATGCGCAAGTGCAGATAAAACGCAAATGGCCGCTCCTTATGCGGATATGACACCGCGTCGTTGTTATTACAGTAAAGCAAAATTGTAAGTCGATCAACCTAGTTGTGGTAaacctttgtttaaaaattattttttatttattttttttatttatttttgcgcTTGCCAATAAATACCGGAACatccaaaataaatgtgtcatttttaaaaaaatcgaacACGATTTACATTGGTTACTCCTTGTTTTGCGTCCCTGGGCTTAAAAGATATCGATAGAAACGTGCTTTGTCATTCTACAATCGTGCTTCAAGAAATTGTGCGCTGAAAATATTggagaaaattaataaaaacgtGATAACCAAACTCTTAACGTGCAGGTCGTAACATTAATTGTTGTAAATTCCCTCTTCGCTTAATCGCAGATTCTTGGAATTCGTTCCCAAAGAAGTAAAGCCCTAAAACTGCAATCATAAAGACTTGcgattaataaaatttattctaTTCAACTTTTTCACAGTTGAAATCAAAGACTTCTGGAGTATTGATAATAATCTGAGAGCCATGAAAATCTGGAGAGATGCAGGACTTACTTACATCCATTATTCCAACATTGCTGCCCGAGTGGTACGCGAAGCCCTCCGAGCGGAACTACGCGCAGATGCTGCTAAGAGAGACATAAGCCATGTGACGTTCACTCCTTGGGTCAACGGAAAGCCAAAGCCCCGCAAGAAGGAAGAATCCAAGTCTTAGATGCTCTTGTGGTCCATATTCATTCGTATATGCCACCATGGTTCtacaaaaaaccaaactgCAAAGATTCCAATAAATTGTGGAAGTTGGTTACATCGGTTGTTTTGTCTTCTATAGGAAGTTGGTTTCAAAACAACACATCATTCCTTATCTCATTTGTAGAAAAAGGATCGCAGATCGAATTAAGAATACTCATTTCGCATGTTTCAATGGGAAATATTTACATACCTACAAATGCTTAAATTAACAACACAATTAGTCACTTTAATATACAACACAGTTCTGTATTTAAATacgatttaaataataatatacacAACAGGAGCATACATTCTACACACGCGTATTAAATACATAGATTGTGACTGCTTAATTAAGACTAAGGCACTAAATAAGAGAATCTAAGGGTGAGAGAACAGTCAGTACTGGAGCACCAGCCAAGGAAGCAGGAAGACGCATAAGGACCAGGCTATGGCATTTGCCCCACTTCTCAGATTGGTGTAGCTGTCGACGATGTGTATCTTCCAGCCCATATTCCCGTGGGTAAAGGAGTTGTAGTACACGGTATCGGGCCAGGTGATATTCGGCGTAATTTCCAACAAAGCCGGCGCCTCGTCCACACATTCGGTGATCAGTGATCGATTGAACTTCTTAAAAGTGGGAAAGTTATCATCCAGCCTGCGATCATAGTTGGCAGGATATCTGGAGAGGCACAAAGGCCCAGCAGCCGTGGGCTTGGGTCTGCCTCTTCTGGTAAACTCCACTCCAGCCAATACACGAATTTCACTCTGTTTGGCATCCGATAAGCGATCGTAGCCTCCTTGAGGATCATCGGTAATAACAAGCGGATGGTAGTGCTCCGGCGAGTGGGGATTATTACCACCCCTCACCTTGAAGGTGTAGGTCAGACCGCGCTTCAGGTAAAGTTCTGGAATCATATATCCATTTATGTACCAAGACAATCCGCTGGACACATGACCCGTCAATCCCTGATAGCCACGAAGTCCCCCTGAGGGTCCCAAATACGCATTAAAAGTGCGTACCGTTCTGTAAGTAATTATTGATAAAAATACTTCCATTAAActataaaaagaaatcattCTTACGCATCTGTTATCCTGGTTCGCTCCCACAATTGAGGTGGGGCCGTCTCCATACGTTTGGTAAAGTCAAAGCAATCGTTCACTGGTTCCGTAGTGTTAAAATCAATGACTATATCACTCTTGGGATAGTACGTGTGAAAAGCGGGTTCGTTGTTTGAATCCAGCTGGCCAAAAGCCCACACCACGTAGTTGCTGCGGTCCAGAAAGATTTCCTTATCGCCATCGTCGgctaaaaatatgaaaatgatttataaaCAGTTAATTTTACGAGCTTTTCTACTTACATGACTTGAGGGTCCGCCTGAAACTGATCGTGTTGATGCCCTCCTTGCGACTGTACGTGTTCAACTGAAAGCTGTCCAACCCACCGACCACATCGTCACGGCACACTCCTTTGTTTTGGCCCAAAACTTGAACGCAGGGCGCCAGCGAAGTGATATTGTAATCCACGGTGTAGCCCCTGATCGCGTCGATATAGGCCACCACCACATCGGAGCCAATCATCTGGCTGGAGACATCGGATCCCGATATGCCGAAGGACATGTAATCGTTGGCAGCCACCTGTCCGGAGAGTTGGAACGTGATTTGGGGCCCAAACACCTCCCAGGACACCTGCAAATCCTTGTGCAGCTGCCGGCAATTTGGCAGCGAGAACTCGTATTTTGTTACTTTCACCAGCGAGGGTGGTACATTGAGTCCATCGTTGATCAGCACATGACCGTAGTTCTCATTGTCGGCTACATCATAAATACTGATCCAGTCAATGTCGAAGATTGTCTTGTCTCCCGGCAGTTCCAATTCAACAGTCTCCTTGTTATATTTCCTGATTGGATCAAGGCTAATAAATGGtaagttaaatttatgtatttatcaACTCACTAGTCTATCTTAAAATACACTTACTATCCCCGCTCATCCGGCAGTTTGCTTCCACGACTCGAAGGCTGTGCCCCCACGCCCGCCCAGAAGAAAGTGCGCTTGCCATGTCCATCGTAGGTAAAGTCCTTGATGCGAATGGTTTTCGAGTCCAGGATCTCAATGCTACTGCTGCTCACATTGTGGCTGCGCTTTGAGAAGGTTCCGCCCAGCTGAGGCATTGGTGGCTCAAACTCCTCGGGAATATAAACATCGCCAAAGTTGTTCTGACTGCTCAGATCGTAGACCGCCAGCCATTTGATTTCTGTTATCTTCTTTCGGTCCGGTAGTGTCAGTGTGAAGTCCTTGTTGTGATAGCGATCCAGGATATTGGTCCTACGgtagaaatgttttattaatcaATAATTAACACCTTTAACAACTTCCTGGCAAGATAGTTTTAGGTATTTGCTTGAAGAGCCCACTgaaagtgtttttaatttttttttatttgtaaattatttttagtaaataaataaaaatgttctttataccttaaatatttaaaataagttttataagttttaaatttcaaaagcaaacaaaaatggtTTCTAGTAACCAAGGACACTAACTTGCCATGCTCATCGGGCACAATAAAGCCCTGAGGTCCAGGGCGATTACTGGCGCCAGACCAAAAGAACGTATCCGCCCCGTTGCCGTCGTAGTTGAATTCCACTATTAGGAAGGTATACTCATTTACGGCGTACACATCGCCGGACACCTGATGATGGTAGGAGTTGAGTTTTCCCAGATATTTTCCGCGATACGGACCATCTTCCTCTTCGCCCTCGGCCACTAGTTGATTAAGAAATTGTTAAGAAAGCACATAGCCcggcaaaaagaaaacaaatcgCAAACGAAAGACTGTGACAACAAACTCGTTTTGATTTTTCGCTCTGACTAATAATCCAACAATTTGGCTTCTGATTTACTGCCACTGGGCCAGGTGGCGCCCCCTAGCGGGAACTGAGAGAGACAGAGCCAAGACTAGACCAGTTTCTCTAGTTTTACACGAAAGTGAATTTGTTTTCGCATTGTCCCGTCTCGAGCGTAACGCCAATCAaaatttctctttcttttgcagtttgctttcctttttttttgttattgtgcAGTTTGCAATTTAGTTAGTTTATAAACTCACGGGCGGCGTGGAAAAGCAGGAAAAGCGTTACAACAATCAGCAATAATTGCCGCTGCAATCGCAGACAAAGAACATTGCTGCGGCCTTTGTTGCCCAAAgtcattttgttttcctttttttttgctggcgCGGACTCGTTCGCTTCTTCTATCAACTTCGTAAGCCacgtataattttttaattaatcggaatgaattttttttagtgacTCCTATTCACTTTGCAGCATTTTGCACTTTGGGTTTTTTCCTGGGCTCGCTGCGTCACTAAATTTCTTAGGtttcaaaatgtatatgtaAAATACTATTATAAGAGAGccaagtaatttatttttaatttttcttttgcttaaGGTCGTTTCGTCACTTGCATGCGTTTTcgctgctattgttgttgtgatCACTTGGCCAAAACAGGTTTAGGCCGCAGTTCCGgcgtttttatatatattttactttttcctTAGCTCTCTCGCCATGAAGCCGAAGTCGAAAACGAACCGAACTGTTCAACCGATCGGTCTGAAGTGAGACCATTCAATGAAACGCAGACGATTTCGGGTTGGGTTTCTTTCGAAGCACtgctctctccctctctttgGCCGTGCGCATGCGTGCCTGGCATTGAAATGGCCAAGAGTGCCCATAACGGTACTGatgcattttaaaaaggcGAGGTGAGCTTTAGAAGTCTAAATAGAACAACATTGTATTTTTTCAACTTCATGTATG
This genomic window from Drosophila gunungcola strain Sukarami chromosome 3R, Dgunungcola_SK_2, whole genome shotgun sequence contains:
- the LOC128265174 gene encoding carbonic anhydrase 2, translating into MHFITLSMIVCCSVALSRANEWGYPDLDSNQDEPFPKWGGLCDNGRKQSPINLHVKGALKGEFGPLKFENYDEHQKNLRMVNNGHSIQLSGFDHELTLSGGALLHDYVVEQIHMHWWSEHTINDIRYPLEVHIVHRNTIYPNMTMAAGFKDGIVVIGVLYHVSNTPNEAIGSIIKSLDAVKSYGSMNKPALVADSLAVDDLVPSVANYFTYAGSLTTPTCAEAVTWIVLTNTFPVTLDQVNEFKEIEYEEGKRLHNNYRELQSENNRAVVLVEQPEDRSGAAGVTASVSLVMMLILAGQKFLL
- the LOC128264982 gene encoding gamma-soluble NSF attachment protein isoform X2, translated to MPKLAIDCYENNKSWFHAAKSYEQIILLAKETGTLSEVEEYANKACSLYQQHGSPEAAAAALDKAAKMTESKHPELALEFYKRALAVVLNGDSTHQASEFASKVSRILVKLKRYEEASKALKKEIGLNLQTKSYGQVGRLVVALVLVQLAYDDFVDAKKTFKKWGNRCEKQEVTTLEKLLQAVDDKDHELAARMLASPFIRHMDVEYALLSKNISISQGIQNGTQLEKEASDNAGN
- the LOC128264982 gene encoding gamma-soluble NSF attachment protein isoform X1, producing MGALDAKKIAEAEALMGQVDSAPDEYAKAGMYYKAATAYRIAKSSDESKDCFLKAIDCYENNKSWFHAAKSYEQIILLAKETGTLSEVEEYANKACSLYQQHGSPEAAAAALDKAAKMTESKHPELALEFYKRALAVVLNGDSTHQASEFASKVSRILVKLKRYEEASKALKKEIGLNLQTKSYGQVGRLVVALVLVQLAYDDFVDAKKTFKKWGNRCEKQEVTTLEKLLQAVDDKDHELAARMLASPFIRHMDVEYALLSKNISISQGIQNGTQLEKEASDNAGN
- the LOC128264996 gene encoding protein stunted, which gives rise to MKIWRDAGLTYIHYSNIAARVVREALRAELRADAAKRDISHVTFTPWVNGKPKPRKKEESKS
- the LOC128264975 gene encoding protein Skeletor, isoforms B/C; its protein translation is MTLGNKGRSNVLCLRLQRQLLLIVVTLFLLFHAALAEGEEEDGPYRGKYLGKLNSYHHQVSGDVYAVNEYTFLIVEFNYDGNGADTFFWSGASNRPGPQGFIVPDEHGKTNILDRYHNKDFTLTLPDRKKITEIKWLAVYDLSSQNNFGDVYIPEEFEPPMPQLGGTFSKRSHNVSSSSIEILDSKTIRIKDFTYDGHGKRTFFWAGVGAQPSSRGSKLPDERGYLDPIRKYNKETVELELPGDKTIFDIDWISIYDVADNENYGHVLINDGLNVPPSLVKVTKYEFSLPNCRQLHKDLQVSWEVFGPQITFQLSGQVAANDYMSFGISGSDVSSQMIGSDVVVAYIDAIRGYTVDYNITSLAPCVQVLGQNKGVCRDDVVGGLDSFQLNTYSRKEGINTISFRRTLKSSDDGDKEIFLDRSNYVVWAFGQLDSNNEPAFHTYYPKSDIVIDFNTTEPVNDCFDFTKRMETAPPQLWERTRITDATVRTFNAYLGPSGGLRGYQGLTGHVSSGLSWYINGYMIPELYLKRGLTYTFKVRGGNNPHSPEHYHPLVITDDPQGGYDRLSDAKQSEIRVLAGVEFTRRGRPKPTAAGPLCLSRYPANYDRRLDDNFPTFKKFNRSLITECVDEAPALLEITPNITWPDTVYYNSFTHGNMGWKIHIVDSYTNLRSGANAIAWSLCVFLLPWLVLQY